The Patescibacteria group bacterium sequence CAGGAAAAAATATTAGCTTTTTTACAGGACAATAATATAGACTTTCCTGAAGGCTGGGAAGATTTCGAAACTATTGATCCAAAAACATTCAAAGAGGATATTGTCTACTCACCGAAAAATAATCAGATACAAATCAGTAATCTTTTCAAACTTGATCCTGATACCATAAAAGCTATTCTAGGTAAGCCCGGCAAATTTGAAGCAAGCCAAGATAGACTGAAGATGCTCAAAGCTCTAGGTCTGGGCGCTCTGGTAAAAAAAATCAGCTGGTTTCTGGAGAGGAGCGCACTGCCTGAATGGCTAAAAGGAGAAAGAATACACTGGAAATTAAATCCGGAAAAATTACACGATATTGAGCAGGCCGGTCAAAAAGCTATGTCCCTTACCTTTGATGATGGTCCAAACGAAGAAACAGAAGAGCTCCTAGATATTTTAAAAGAAAAAAATATCAAAGCTACTTTCTTTCTTGTTGGTTCACAAATACCAGCCAGAGAAAATATTGTCAAAAGAATTGTTGATGAAGGCCATGAAATAGGAGTACATGAATGGTCGCAAGAAGGTCTACCAACGCCTGAGGCCATGAAAAATCCGCGTGAATACGCCAAAAGATTTATCGGTCCCAGACAAGATTTGGGGGATGTCAAAAAAACCAAAGACCTAATAACCAAAGTTAGTGGTCAAGAACCAAAACTAAGTAGAATGGCCGGAGTGCATGCGACTGTCGATAGTCTGCGTGAATTCCAAGCTATGAATCTGGATATCATACATGCCGATCCATACGATGTTTTGTTTATACCGCCAAGTAAAAAAATAGACTCCAAAAAATTACTCTCCCGAGCTCTAAAAAATAATGGCCACGGCAAAATCAGGCTCTTTCACATCGGGGCTATGACTGATCAAGGCATACCTTTGAGCAAAGACGAAGTAGATATTGAAAATGGAGAAGTATATCCTCCAGAACAAACTCTGAAGATGATCAAAAGGTACATTGAAGACAGTCAAAGACAAGGTTATCAATTTGTGGGTATAAAAGAATATATATAAATATGAAAAAATATACTTACCAGCAAAATAAAAAATACTATAACTCTTTGGATAAGAAGAGAATATCTGTTGGTACTTTATTTTTTGATAGCCAAGACAAACTCTTACTTGTAAAACCAACTTATAAAGATCATTGGGTTCTGGTAGGTGGCACTGTAGACAAAAATGAATCACCCCTGACCGCTGCCATTAGAGAAACAAAAGAAGAGTTAGACTTAACTGTCAAAAATTTGAGATTAATATCCGTAGAATACAAAAAATTTGATATCTACAAAAATGAAGCTTTATTTTTTCTGTTTTATGGCGGCAGGTTATCAACCAAACAAATAAACAAAATAAAACTTCCCTATAGTGAATTATTAGATTTTAAATTTGTCAATATAAATAGTGCCAAAAAATTACTCAGCCTAACAATGGGCAGTAAATTGAACGCCTGTAGTAAAGCTATAAAAAACAAAACAATTGCCTATCATGAAAATGGTAAACAGCTAATATGATTTACAAAAAAATAATCAGACCAATACTATTTTTGACCCCAGCTGAGTTTGCTCATGATTTGGCGCTTTTTTATCTGTCAATTTATAATAAAGTAAATTTTTTAAATAATATTTTATTCCATGTCTTAGGTACGACCACACCGCGTTTGAGACAAAAATTATTTGGTTTGTATTTCCGTACTCCTATAGGGCTACCAGCTGGAATGGACAAAAATATCAAGGCCCCGCGTACCTGGTCTAGTTTTGGTTTTGCTTGGTGCCAACTCGGTTCCATTACTTATATGCCCCAAAAAGGCAATCCTAAACCCAGACTATGGCGTCTAAAACAGGATAAAGGTCTAGTTATAAATTATGGCTTATCAAATTTGGGAGCCAAAAAATCAGCCGAGATTTTGGCTAATGTCAAAAAGAGTAGAGGACTATGGTCAATTAGTATTGCCAAAAGCAATGACACGCCTATGGAACAAGCAGCCCAAGATTATGAAAAATCATTTAATATCCTGGGGAAATATGCTGATATAATTACTATCAATCTGAGCTGTCCAAATGTCAAAAATTTTGGTGGCTTACAAAAGCCCGAACTCTTGGAACCAATTTTGACAAAAATCACCAAAATAAATACCCATAAAAAACCAATCTGGATAAAAATTGGCATTGACCTAAACAAAGATGAACTTGACGGAATTATAAGTCTGGTTAAAAAATATAAAATTGATGCTATAGTAGCTACTAATCTTTCCAAAGATAAAAGCCAACTTACTTTGAAATCACCAAATCAGTCCAAGCCGGGCAGCGTCTCTGGTCTTCCTATTCAGCAAAAGGCCGATAAGATAATTGCCTATCTTTACCAAAACTGCGAAAATAAATTTAAAATAATCGGCACTGGCGGGATTTTTGATGCTCAAGATGCTTATACCAAAATAAAAGCCGGCGCTTCGCTCCTGCAAGTAGCTACCGGATTTATCTACGGAGGGCCAACTACAATCCGAAATATAAATTTGGGCCTGGATAAGCTCTTGGCTAAAAATAACTTTAAACATATTTCTCAAGCCGTGGGTATAGAAGCCAAAAATTACAAATATGAATAAAAAATATCAGGATTATTATAAATACCGCGCCTTAGAAATATTACCAGGCTTTTTGGTTTGGACAACTTTTATAGTTGCTATATCCCTGTCTTTTCTAGCACCGCTCAAGGCTATTTATTTTATTATTGTTTTTGATGTCTACTTTGTCTTGAGAGTCCTTTATATGCTGATATTTTTGCTGATGAGCTGGTTCAAATATCGCCAGGCAATCAGGACTGACTGGTGGAAATTTTTACAAACCACCCACAAACACTGGCCCGAGTATTATCATATTATATTTCTGCCGACAGCCGGTGAGCCTTTTGAAATAGTAGATACTACTTTTGACAACTTGGTCAACAAGACAAAATATGACCATAAAAAAATGATTATTGTCTTAGCCGGAGAAGAAAGATATGAAAACCAATTTAGAATAATTGCTGACCAAATAATCCAAAAATATTCTGAAAATTTTCACAAAATACTTGTCACTATCCACCCTGACAATGTAGAAGGGGAGATAAAAGGCAAGGGATCCAATTTATATTATGCTGGATATGAAACCAAAAAATATATTGATGATCAGGGATTTGATTATAAAAAGTTAATTGTTTCTACTTTTGACATTGATACTATTTCTCATCCGGATTATTTTGCTTATTTGACCCATAAATTTCTAGCCCACAAAAACCCTTATAAAGTCAGTTTCCAGCCTATGGCTTTTTATCACAACAACGTCTGGCAGTCTGATATTATCACTCGGGTGGTAGCCAACTCCACTACTTTTTGGTTGCTGACAGATCTAGCTCGTCCTGACAGACTTTTTACTTTTTCTTCTCACTCTATGAGCTGGCAAGCACTAGTAGATATCGGATTTTGGCAAAACAATATTGTCACGGAAGACTCGCGTATATTTTTGCAGTGCTTGATAAAATATAATGGTGACTACAAAGTAGAGCCTATGCATATACCAGTTTCTATGAATACAGTCTATGTTGGCCAGATAAAACGCAGTTTGATAAATCAATATAAACAAATGCGTCGCTGGGCCTACGGAGTAGAGCATTTTCCTTATATGGTCTGGAGGTTTAGACAAAATAAAATGATACCCGCCAGTAAAAAATGGATATATGTGTGGAATCAAACTGAAGGAATATATTCTTGGGCAACAGTACCAATCCTTGTAATGTTTATGGGCTATTTACCGCTCTGGGTAGCTGAAAAGCAAAACCTGACTAATGTCCTGACCCAAAATGCCCCAATAGTACTGGAGCAAATTATGCGTTTTGGTATGATTGGTATTTTCCTAATCGCTATTATGAGTGTTATTATATTGCCGCCCATGCCAAAAAACTTTGACAGAAAAATCAGTTCAAAAATTTTTAGATATTTACTGATGTTTGTCCAGTGGCTGATATTTCCGGTGACCATGATAATTTTTGGTTCTATCCCAGCTGTTGATGCCCAGACCAGACTGATGCTTGGCAAATATCTTGGTTTTTGGGTAACTGAAAAAAATCATCTTGATAATTAAAAATTTATAAATATTAATTTTAATATATGATTAAAATAAAACAAAAAGTCTTTATTTTTTCACTATCTTTTTTTGGCCTAATAGTCTTTGCACAATTTGCCAAAGCCGTTACTGTTGCTATCGGTCCAAATGCCAGTGAGATAAAACAAACTTATGTCGGCAGTTTTTTGGTAGAGGACAATAATTTCCAACACCGCTATTGGTATATTGAGCCCACTAGTCAAGAAAGGTATTTAATAAAAGATGGTGTCAGTGTCTCCAAACTACTCAAAAAAATCGGCGAAGCCACTCACAACATCGAGCTAGATAAAATATCATCTGACTACAACAAGGCCTATGACAATAGAGGTGAAATACTTATTCAAGTTGATGAAAAGGGTGAAGCTTGGTATATCAATCCTATAGATTTAAAAAAATACTATTTACAAAATGGTAAAGATGGCTTTGCTACTATCCAAAAATTAGCTTTAGATATTTCGACAGTCAAACTCAATGCTATACCAATTACCAAAGATCCTGAATTTGATTTAAACTCAGACTTTGATATTAATTTTGGCATGTATAACACTGTCAAAGAAACCCTAAAAAATAATTTTTTCAAACCTGATAAAGTAAAAGATTTGGATCTTTTTTATGGCTCACTAAAAGGCATGTCCGACTCTCTGGGCGATCAATATACCACATTTTATACACCCAATAAAAATACTCAATTTAAAGAAAGACTAGAAGGCCAGGTAGAGGGTATTGGCGCTATGGTTGACACCATAAATGGCCTATTTACTATTATTAGCCCCTTAGAGGGCTCACCAGCTCAAAGAGTTGGGCTGTTGCCTGACGATCAAGTTCTATTTGTAGATGGTGTAGATATCAGTGGATACTTATTAGAAGATGCCACCGAACTTATCAAAGGTCCCGCCGGCACTGAAGTAACTCTTAATGTTTATAGACCAAGTGAAAACAAATATTTTGATTTGACTATTACCCGGGAAAAAATACAAGTTCAAAATGTGAGCGCAAAAATGTTAAACAATAATATTGCCTATATAAAGATAAATATGTTTTCGCTAAACACTAAGTCTGAATTTGACAACATCAAAAATAATTTTATCAAAGATGATACTCGTGGAATTATTATTGACTTGCGAAATAACCCAGGTGGTTACACTGACCCCTCGGTAAATATAGCCGATTACTTTTTGCCTGAAGGTGTACCAATATTTTTTGAAGAATTTCCAAATATAAGTTATCAATATACTTCACGTATAGACAAAGAAATAGATATACCAACTGTAATTTTGGTCAATGGCGGCACTGCCTCAGCGGCAGAAATATTTAGCTCCGCTTTACAGGAAAATGGCCGAGCTCAATTGGTGGGTCAGCTTACTTTTGGTAAAGGTACTGGTCAGAGTTTACAAAATTTTGCTGATGGCAGCGCCCTCAAGTACACTATCTTTGAATGGTTAACCGCCAAAAGAAACTCTATAGAAGATGTTGGCATTACTCCTGATTACATTGTAGAAAATAACCCTTATAGTGATTTACAATTGCAAAAAGCTCTGGATTTGCTAAAATAAGATTAGCTATCTAAAAAATTAATATTTTTTATATGAGCCTTGAACAAGTACCACTGGAAACAAAAAAATCTGAAATGGACACTTTACTCGATCAATTGCAGGCTTTAGATAAAACTTCAGCTGATTATGAAAAGCAAAAATCCGCACTTTTAGAGCAAATGAAACCACTGTCTGAAAATATAGCCGAAGAAAAAAAGATGGCTGATTTGGGTGGGCGGGAAAAGGAATTTTATTTTGCAAATGTGCTTGATGATCTTCAAAGAATTGCCGATACCAAACTACCGAGAGCTGAAATTGAAAGCGAAGCTAGCGAAAATAAAGAAACATCTGCCGATCTATTACAATATCGTAAAAATATTTTAGAAAGTGTCCAAAGTTTGATAAATACTGGACACAAGCTCCAAAAATTTTTAGAGGGAAGAGACTTTTTGATAAAAAAAAGATTTTCTGACGCTGATAAACAACTTATAGCAGGTAAAATACAAATTATTATTGACCAAGTATTAGCTGATATGTCTGACTACAACCCCAACGATATAGCTAGCGCTAAAAAAACTCATGAAAATATTCAACAGGCTTTTGCCCGATTTACTATCATAATGAAAACATATAATTTAAAATACTAAAAAAGAATCTGGAATGCCCTATGAACAAATCTAACTAAATTTTTGAGACAAATATTTAAAGTAGCCGCGGACAAACTCTGCGGCTTTTAGTATCTTTTTATTAGCTGGCTGTAGTTCCAAAATTTTCAATGATTTTTCACTTGTACCAACTACCAAATCATTATTTATTTCACCAGGTGTCAAAGCAATATCTACTACTTCTGTTTTTAGTATTTTGATATCCAAATCTCCCAGCTTGGTATAAGCTGACGGCCAAGGATAAAATGCTCTGACTTGATTATGAATTTCTTGAGCAGATTTTTGCCAGTCAATACGCCCGTCTTCTTTGCTAATCATTTTACAATATGTTGCTTTATCGTCATCCTGAGGTAGGGGACTAATTTTACCAGCCAAATAATCTGGTAATTTTTCTGACAATATTTGAGCTCCTATGATAGCCAATCGCTGCGATAGTTCAATATAGCTCTCATTAGGGTCTATTTTGACCTGAATTTGGCCTAAAATTGGCCCGTGATCCATTTTTTTGTCCAGTTGCATAAGTGATAGCCCAGTGGACTCAAAACCTCTTAAAATAGCCGTTTGAATAGGACTAGGACCGCGTAGCTCAGGGAGCATAGAAGGATGAATATTAATAGCTGGCAACTGAGATAAATCGAGTATTTCTTGAGGAATAATTTTACCATAAGCTACTACCAAAAAAGTAGCCGGCAAATATTTCTTGAGAGCATTAGTAAAAGATTGATCCAGTTTTTCTGGTTCCAAAATAGCTATATTGTTTTCCAAAGCATATTCTTTGACAGGGGAGCTAGCCATTTTTTTACCACGTCCGGTCTGACGATCAGGTTGAGTAATGACCAAAGACAAAAATCCCAAATCATGAACAGATTTTAAAGAAGGCAGCGCAAACTCTGGCGTGCCCCAAAAAATTATTTTTGTACTAAGTGAAGTTAAAGTGTTATTTTGATTGAGCATCAATTTTCTTTTTTAGATCATCTAATATTTCCTGACCTTTGGTAATTTTACTAGCCCGATCAATAAATAATATTCCGTCCAAGTGATCTACCTCGTGCTGTATGACTACCGCATCCATACCTTTTACTTTTTCTTTGACAACATTACCATCTAGGTCTTGATATTTTACATGAATTTTTTTAGGACGAGATACAAAGCCAAATATTTGAGGCAGCGACAAACAGCCCTCTTCACTACTAGCCTTATCTCTAGAGCGATAGGTGATTTCAGGATTTATATAAGACTTATATTTTCCTTGACCAAGACCCAATACAATTATTCTTAGGCTTTTAGACACCTGCGGACCAGCTAGGCCAATACCATCGTCTTGATACATAGCTTCAGACATTTGCTCAGCCAATTTTTTCAGATCATCATTAAATTCACTAATTTCCTTAGCTCTTTTACGTAAAATTGAATCTGGATATTTAGCAATATTTAGCATATCTAATACTATAATATAAAATTGCTTTTTTGTCAATCCTAAACAACTATTTATATGACTTACAGGACAGACCACTAATGACTAAAAAACATTTATTTGCTAATATATTAATATGCAACAAATAGCTGATATATTCAAAGATAAAAAAGACATAAAAAAAGCCCCGGCCTACCAGTGGCAAGATTTTGCTCTCAAAATTATAGAGGAATTGGGCGTGCCAAATTTCAAACGCAATTCGGTCTTTAAAATTTGCAAAGACTATGACCGAGTATTTGTAGAAAAATGTCTAGATGACACCAAAGAGTTGGCACAAGGAGGCGACAAATGGAAATATTTTTTTAAATTAATTGCTAATAAAAAATAAATGACTCAAGAACAAGAACGAAAAATTTTAAAAATAATCTGGTATTTATTAATTAGTTTAGTCCTTGGTATTTTTCCATACCTGTTAATAAGGCATTTTGAAATTTTTGATTGGTCTGAAATGGGGCCTTTTACAAAAGTTCAACTGGTGATTCTAATTTTGCAAATTTTTCTCATTATTCCTCTTATAAAAACATATGACCGAAAAATGCATGATCAATTAAGTATT is a genomic window containing:
- a CDS encoding polysaccharide deacetylase family protein; this translates as MSFENNSEIQHPFRGELNSIKQDPDFSLHNLGTPDKTSDVLETEQKEFSDSQNIITEYFNAEGRNHQSFVELKRFYESMQAQLENLLPKTFFVEGMPSDTTQAGRSFYVIQHFENQNDSSYKKINELNSNEFSQELIEKLLAIQEKILAFLQDNNIDFPEGWEDFETIDPKTFKEDIVYSPKNNQIQISNLFKLDPDTIKAILGKPGKFEASQDRLKMLKALGLGALVKKISWFLERSALPEWLKGERIHWKLNPEKLHDIEQAGQKAMSLTFDDGPNEETEELLDILKEKNIKATFFLVGSQIPARENIVKRIVDEGHEIGVHEWSQEGLPTPEAMKNPREYAKRFIGPRQDLGDVKKTKDLITKVSGQEPKLSRMAGVHATVDSLREFQAMNLDIIHADPYDVLFIPPSKKIDSKKLLSRALKNNGHGKIRLFHIGAMTDQGIPLSKDEVDIENGEVYPPEQTLKMIKRYIEDSQRQGYQFVGIKEYI
- a CDS encoding NUDIX hydrolase; translation: MKKYTYQQNKKYYNSLDKKRISVGTLFFDSQDKLLLVKPTYKDHWVLVGGTVDKNESPLTAAIRETKEELDLTVKNLRLISVEYKKFDIYKNEALFFLFYGGRLSTKQINKIKLPYSELLDFKFVNINSAKKLLSLTMGSKLNACSKAIKNKTIAYHENGKQLI
- a CDS encoding quinone-dependent dihydroorotate dehydrogenase → MIYKKIIRPILFLTPAEFAHDLALFYLSIYNKVNFLNNILFHVLGTTTPRLRQKLFGLYFRTPIGLPAGMDKNIKAPRTWSSFGFAWCQLGSITYMPQKGNPKPRLWRLKQDKGLVINYGLSNLGAKKSAEILANVKKSRGLWSISIAKSNDTPMEQAAQDYEKSFNILGKYADIITINLSCPNVKNFGGLQKPELLEPILTKITKINTHKKPIWIKIGIDLNKDELDGIISLVKKYKIDAIVATNLSKDKSQLTLKSPNQSKPGSVSGLPIQQKADKIIAYLYQNCENKFKIIGTGGIFDAQDAYTKIKAGASLLQVATGFIYGGPTTIRNINLGLDKLLAKNNFKHISQAVGIEAKNYKYE
- a CDS encoding glycosyltransferase family 2 protein, yielding MNKKYQDYYKYRALEILPGFLVWTTFIVAISLSFLAPLKAIYFIIVFDVYFVLRVLYMLIFLLMSWFKYRQAIRTDWWKFLQTTHKHWPEYYHIIFLPTAGEPFEIVDTTFDNLVNKTKYDHKKMIIVLAGEERYENQFRIIADQIIQKYSENFHKILVTIHPDNVEGEIKGKGSNLYYAGYETKKYIDDQGFDYKKLIVSTFDIDTISHPDYFAYLTHKFLAHKNPYKVSFQPMAFYHNNVWQSDIITRVVANSTTFWLLTDLARPDRLFTFSSHSMSWQALVDIGFWQNNIVTEDSRIFLQCLIKYNGDYKVEPMHIPVSMNTVYVGQIKRSLINQYKQMRRWAYGVEHFPYMVWRFRQNKMIPASKKWIYVWNQTEGIYSWATVPILVMFMGYLPLWVAEKQNLTNVLTQNAPIVLEQIMRFGMIGIFLIAIMSVIILPPMPKNFDRKISSKIFRYLLMFVQWLIFPVTMIIFGSIPAVDAQTRLMLGKYLGFWVTEKNHLDN
- a CDS encoding PDZ domain-containing protein — encoded protein: MIKIKQKVFIFSLSFFGLIVFAQFAKAVTVAIGPNASEIKQTYVGSFLVEDNNFQHRYWYIEPTSQERYLIKDGVSVSKLLKKIGEATHNIELDKISSDYNKAYDNRGEILIQVDEKGEAWYINPIDLKKYYLQNGKDGFATIQKLALDISTVKLNAIPITKDPEFDLNSDFDINFGMYNTVKETLKNNFFKPDKVKDLDLFYGSLKGMSDSLGDQYTTFYTPNKNTQFKERLEGQVEGIGAMVDTINGLFTIISPLEGSPAQRVGLLPDDQVLFVDGVDISGYLLEDATELIKGPAGTEVTLNVYRPSENKYFDLTITREKIQVQNVSAKMLNNNIAYIKINMFSLNTKSEFDNIKNNFIKDDTRGIIIDLRNNPGGYTDPSVNIADYFLPEGVPIFFEEFPNISYQYTSRIDKEIDIPTVILVNGGTASAAEIFSSALQENGRAQLVGQLTFGKGTGQSLQNFADGSALKYTIFEWLTAKRNSIEDVGITPDYIVENNPYSDLQLQKALDLLK
- the fmt gene encoding methionyl-tRNA formyltransferase; protein product: MLNQNNTLTSLSTKIIFWGTPEFALPSLKSVHDLGFLSLVITQPDRQTGRGKKMASSPVKEYALENNIAILEPEKLDQSFTNALKKYLPATFLVVAYGKIIPQEILDLSQLPAINIHPSMLPELRGPSPIQTAILRGFESTGLSLMQLDKKMDHGPILGQIQVKIDPNESYIELSQRLAIIGAQILSEKLPDYLAGKISPLPQDDDKATYCKMISKEDGRIDWQKSAQEIHNQVRAFYPWPSAYTKLGDLDIKILKTEVVDIALTPGEINNDLVVGTSEKSLKILELQPANKKILKAAEFVRGYFKYLSQKFS
- the def gene encoding peptide deformylase, which encodes MLNIAKYPDSILRKRAKEISEFNDDLKKLAEQMSEAMYQDDGIGLAGPQVSKSLRIIVLGLGQGKYKSYINPEITYRSRDKASSEEGCLSLPQIFGFVSRPKKIHVKYQDLDGNVVKEKVKGMDAVVIQHEVDHLDGILFIDRASKITKGQEILDDLKKKIDAQSK